One Acidobacteriota bacterium DNA segment encodes these proteins:
- a CDS encoding glycosyltransferase family 2 protein encodes MYEGKTVGVVVPAHNEELLIGRTIETMPDYVDKIIVVNDKSDDRTAEVVRGYVARLPDRVVLIDLAENQGVGGSIAAGYRWARDHELEMTAVMAGDAQMDPDDLPALLDPIVQDKSDYTKGNRLFYGRAWHMIPKVRYLGNSGLSLLTKIVSGYWHIADSQAGYTVASLRTLKTLDLDKIFKRYGMPNDMLVKLNVYDFRVRDVYVKPVYNIGEKSGIRIGKVFFTIPMLLLRLFFYRMIQKYVIRDFHPLILFYFFGATLLFLDGLLVIRLIVLWIAFGSVPPITALAILFCSTLGFQSLLFAMLFDMEANKDLKGD; translated from the coding sequence ATGTATGAAGGCAAGACGGTCGGCGTTGTCGTGCCGGCCCACAACGAAGAGCTTCTTATCGGTCGCACGATCGAGACGATGCCGGACTACGTCGACAAGATCATCGTGGTCAATGACAAGAGCGACGACAGGACGGCCGAGGTGGTGCGGGGCTATGTGGCCAGGCTCCCCGATCGGGTCGTGCTGATCGACCTCGCCGAGAATCAAGGCGTCGGCGGGTCCATCGCCGCGGGGTACAGGTGGGCCCGGGACCACGAGCTGGAGATGACGGCGGTGATGGCCGGCGACGCCCAGATGGATCCCGACGATCTGCCGGCACTCCTCGACCCGATCGTCCAAGACAAGTCCGATTACACCAAGGGCAACCGGTTGTTCTACGGCCGGGCCTGGCACATGATCCCCAAGGTGCGCTACCTGGGGAACTCGGGCCTGTCGTTATTGACCAAGATCGTCTCGGGCTACTGGCATATTGCGGACAGTCAGGCCGGCTACACGGTGGCCTCGTTGCGCACGCTGAAGACCCTCGATCTGGACAAGATCTTCAAGCGCTACGGCATGCCCAACGACATGCTGGTCAAGCTGAACGTCTACGACTTCCGGGTGCGCGACGTGTACGTCAAGCCGGTGTACAACATCGGCGAGAAGTCGGGAATCCGCATCGGCAAGGTGTTCTTCACCATTCCGATGCTGCTGCTGCGACTGTTCTTCTATCGCATGATACAGAAGTACGTCATCCGCGATTTCCACCCGTTGATCCTGTTCTATTTCTTCGGGGCCACGCTGCTGTTTCTGGACGGGCTTCTGGTGATCCGCCTGATCGTGCTGTGGATCGCGTTCGGGTCGGTTCCGCCGATCACCGCGCTGGCGATCCTGTTCTGCTCCACGCTGGGATTCCAGTCGCTGCTGTTCGCGATGCTCTTCGACATGGAGGCCAACAAGGACCTCAAGGGCGACTAG